The genomic DNA CGCTGAAGCTGAAGCCATTGTCGGAACTCGAGGAAAGGTGTACGAGTGTGAAGAAGAGTTTAGTAAAAATGTCTTGGGAGTGCTGGATTTCGGACGCGTGTCCTTATCTTCTTATCCTGACTGTACGGTTTTGGATGATAAGAGATATGGAAGATCCAAGTCCAACAATGGAGTCTCTCTGTTCTAGATCTTCTGGGTCCCACTGCCATGTCAAGGTATTGTCTTTATTTTTGCGATTGGGTCTCTTTTGTTATCAAAGGCccaaacattttaataaaatagtggAAGCCCatacatttaaataaaataatggagGCCCATAAGTCTAACCCCCCACCCAATCAGTGACTAATCTGCATGGTCTCATGGATAGACACTTTTGATAATGATGTTGGAGGATTAACTTAGACCCACAAATCACGTGACATTCTATAATTTCTAATTGCTGTCATACACATGGGATGATGAACTTTTTCCCTCACTCTTTTTCCAAAGCTAATTATAATAAACTTtctaatgaaaataataataaagaaactTTGGAATAAAAAGATAAAGAGCTTTTATAATAAAGAGTGTATTCAATTGGCCAGGTgtgaaaagagaaaataaaaaggaaagagTAATGCAACTAGGACTAGTCTACGTGAGAAGTCCGTGAACCATACGATTTGTCAACACATAACTAAGTGGGAAAGAAGCTGTGACCTGTCATTAACTTTTTGTTATAGTTGAAATCACAATCGAAATAAATACGTAACGTTATGTATTTGGATTTCATGATTTCTAACCACATGAAAatgatttatctattttaataaattgtgGGAGTTCAACGAGACATCAATGTTTGGTTGCATTTACAATCTTTACATGTCGACGACTACCAACCATATTGTCTAAAAAACATGTACTTCTATGtgttttgtaaaatgaaatCTAATGTCTGAGTGTTGTATAAAAAGGGTGAAAATGCGCAAAACAACTATACAGAAGTGGTAAAGTGGTAAGTTGAACTAAGTAACAAAATAAATGTAAGAATAGAAAGTAATGACTAGTAGTAATATGATAGGGCGTGGAGGAAAGCTTTGATTGATTATGATATTACATGAGAGAAGCgaagaaacaagaaaagatTCTGTGGGAGGAGCTCCTTGTTTTTTATTATCTCTATCTTTTGCTAATTCGCTTTCTCCAATTAAACGAGATCTCACCCATATCTCCGACGACTACAACTACTTCTTCACCAATCACACAcaactctctcatctctccatctctctttcGCACTTCAACTAGTCACTATCTCTGCATAATAATAGTTATTCATTATTTCCAGACGAACCCCTATCCACACCAAAGGTTCGTCCTTTTTGCTCTGTTTTGCTCAAAAATCTTTCGTTCGTTTCTCTTTCTGAATCTCACCACTCTCGTGTAGACTCTGTGTGATCTCTCATTTGCTTGGATCGTTCGAGTTTCATAGGATCtgctctgatttttttttttttttggtttggtttgttgtCGTTCTCCTTTTTTCTCAGTCTGCACTTATCAGAGTTATTGATGAAGTTCTGAGATCCGTTTATATCTGAAAAAGTGAATCAATTTTCCACTTGAAAGATACCACCTTTTTTGCTTTCAATGGAATCTCCCACTTGAGTTTCTTATTTACGATTCCCCTGTCTCTAGACATTTTACAAGAATCTAtggattttcacaattttagGGTTTGCATCATTTGCATATATGTctgtatattaatattaaacttaTTCAACGATGATCTCTTTATGGGGATTAGAGGTTTTAGCTCTCTCTAACTACTCAGATAAAGCTTTGAGGATCTGCATTCTCGTCAGTTTTGTCTTTTCActgaaaattgtaaaagaaaagAGAGTGTAAATGTATGAGAAACATTgcaatgaaaatgaaaatgttcATTTCATGATCTCATTATATTTTGCAGTTTGCCTCTCATAACAATCATTGTGCCTTTTAACACTAATAGGGAAACTCTCTCTTGTTGATTTGCATGTCTTTCCTGTGTTTtcctgtctttttttttgatttaactTATTAATCAAGGATTAGTGAATTGGAACAATAAGAGTCTTAAGGCTTTGGTTGAATGACCAAACAATAAAGACAGGCtgtttagtaaaatataaattttctattGCAAAGACCCACATGCTTGGGTTTTCTTCTTTATGACTTGTTGGAGTCTGCTGTTCTTTTGGAACTCTGCATTAAACAATTcattaaatcattttttctgCAATGTTTTCAGCTGATACTGGTCCATACATCATCATTGACCAAGATTTGAAGAAAAGGTTTTGCACAGATCaagagtttcttttttttttaattcagaagtAAGAAACTTGTGTGAAAGCTCTTTGATTTTGACCAAGTGTGTTGGTGAAGCGTTTTACATTGGGGGAGGATCTGTTTTTGGTACAAGAGGAGGAGTCTTTTTTTCTGTCTTATTCTGTACTATCATCCCTCTGCGATCAGATTCATATCTTGTGCTTGCATTGACCAATGGGAGGTTGTGTGTCCAAGAGCAATGAAGAGCCTATGTATCGTCCCTGCCTCGGGATGGGGTGCTGTGGGAgcaaaatggggaggaggacaTCTTCAGGCCGCATCGTTTCGCTTAACAACTTGGTCTCTATTCCTAACCGGATCACCAGCAACGGAAAGAGCAAGAGTTCTTGCATTTTCACTCAACAGGGACGCAAGGGAGTTAATCAGGACTCAATGATCGTGTGGGAAGTAAGCTTCTTCCTCCTCAGTGATGTTTTACTAGAGCTTTTGTGTCAATGTTAAGCAAGGGTTTGGTGTTTGTGTTTCTGTAGGATTTCATGTCTAAAGATGTGACATTCTGCGGTGTTTTTGACGGACACGGTCCTCATGGTCACCTTGTTTCTCGTAAAGTGAGAGAATCTTTGCCTGTGAGGTTACTGTCTTTCGTGAATTCGATTCAGTCGAAGCAAAACGTTTCAAACAAATCAGATAGCCAAGAAGCTgacaaggaggaagaagaagctagtgaggaGGAGGATAAGTTGAAGCTCTTATGGGAAGAGGCTTTCTTGAAAGCTTTCAGTGCTATGGATAAGGAACTGCGTTCCCATCCTAATGTGGAATGCTTCTGCAGCGGCAGCACTGCTGTTACAATCATTAAACAGGTTAATCTTTGACAACAACAAAAGATCTCTTTCTTTCCGTTGTATTTGGTTTTGATTGTGTGTGTTTTGATTGTGTTTTCAGGGGTCAAACCTATTCATGGGAAACATTGGGGACTCTCGGGCGATACTTGGATCCAAAGACAGCGATGATTCAATGGTTGCTACTCAGCTAACAGTTGACTTGAAGCCTGACTTAccaagtaataataataatgcttttaacaacattttttttgtgaatattttcttgattttgtcTGATTGTTTTTCAAATGATGTTACTAGGGGAAGCAGAGAGGATCAAACAGTGTAAAGGTAGAGTGTTTGCGCTGGAAGACGAGCCAGAGGTGCCACGAGTCTGGCTACCATATGATAATGCTCCTGGATTAGCCATGGCTAGGGCTTTTGGTGATTTCTGTCTGAAAGACTACGGTGTGATCTCAGTACCCGGTTCTCTCACCGTGTTCTCACAGAGAGAGACCAGTTCATTGTCTTGGCCTCTGATGGAGTAAAACCGCTGAAACTTTCTTTTCAGGTTCTCTCAGCTTTTTATGAATTGTGCTTTTTACTGATGCTTCCAATTTGATAGGTATGGGATGTGCTAAGCAACGAAGAAGTGGTTGAAGTGGTGGCATCAGCACCAAAGCCGAGCATCAGCAGCTAGGCTAGTGGTGGATTCAGCTGCAAGGGAGTGGAAGCTGAAGTACCCGACTTCGAAAATGGACGACTGTGCGGTCGTGTGTTTGTTTCTCGACGGGAAGATGGACTCGGATTCATCAGACTACGAAGAGCAAGGATACTACTCGTCAGCAACGAACGCAGTAGAAGAATCAGAGGAAAACCAGGTGAATGCAGCAGAACCGTGTCTTCAGAGAAACGTCACGGTCAGGGCGTCAACAGAAAACAGCAGTTTCGGTAATGTGAATGCAGAAGCGATTAATGATGTTGCAGAGAAGGAGAAAACTAAGGAAGGTGAACAGAACTGGTCCGGACTAGAAGGAGTTACTCGAGTGAACTCATTAGTTCAGCTTCCAAGATTCTCTGGAGAAGAAACTAAGACTTGAGATATGgcttttcattgtttttttttcaagaattgATTTTAGTGttccaaagaaaagaaaagtttgcTGGTTGCATGCATCTATTTGCCTAATCAAATTCATAAAATGTAAATGTGTTAGCTTCTTGGTATGTGCCTCTTGATTGTTCAAACTCtctaaaaaaaatctcacaGCTTGGTGAGAGAGAgtggtaaaaaaaaatgttcttggaaataaaaaaaaattgttcttgaaataaaaa from Raphanus sativus cultivar WK10039 unplaced genomic scaffold, ASM80110v3 Scaffold2047, whole genome shotgun sequence includes the following:
- the LOC108861195 gene encoding LOW QUALITY PROTEIN: probable protein phosphatase 2C 1 (The sequence of the model RefSeq protein was modified relative to this genomic sequence to represent the inferred CDS: inserted 1 base in 1 codon; deleted 1 base in 1 codon) codes for the protein MGGCVSKSNEEPMYRPCLGMGCCGSKMGRRTSSGRIVSLNNLVSIPNRITSNGKSKSSCIFTQQGRKGVNQDSMIVWEDFMSKDVTFCGVFDGHGPHGHLVSRKVRESLPVRLLSFVNSIQSKQNVSNKSDSQEADKEEEEASEEEDKLKLLWEEAFLKAFSAMDKELRSHPNVECFCSGSTAVTIIKQGSNLFMGNIGDSRAILGSKDSDDSMVATQLTVDLKPDLPREAERIKQCKGRVFALEDEPEVPRVWLPYDNAPGLAMARAFGDFCLKDYGVISVPXFSHRVLTERDQFIVLASDGVWDVLSNEEVVEVVASAQSRASAARLVVDSAAREWKLKYPTSKMDDCAVVCLFLDGKMDSDSSDYEEQGYYSSATNAVEESEENQVNAAEPCLQRNVTVRASTENSSFGNVNAEAINDVAEKEKTKEGEQNWSGLEGVTRVNSLVQLPRFSGEETKT